Below is a window of Nicotiana tabacum cultivar K326 chromosome 19, ASM71507v2, whole genome shotgun sequence DNA.
TCATTTAACCTTACTATAACTGGTTCCGTTCTGTGAGCGATTTctcggggtggactgggctccggcctgctcggtatctgggtttgactctgcaactgagctattgctgcctaTTGAGCTTGCAGCATTTCAAAAATTATATGCAAGCTGACGCcgttttcctcgacgttatgggtatctcgaatTGCAGatcgagtgccaccatgaatgctattttcaggttcagaatgtaggtttgcctcaatggccacatgcgaattaacaTCTAATGGCACTTCGACTCGAGCTCCAACGGCGTCGACAAGCGGCCTTTCGGTCCTGGGCGTCAAATTGTTGCTCTCACcttgaagaccagcttcgttgtcgataggtaaggccattaaATTGATAGCTCGTCGTTGCTAATccaaaatcaaagacacttccggAAACAAGCGTAAAATGGCGTGTTTTGCAGATtcatatcaaataaccactgttatccttagcctcatggtgggcgccaaacttttTATCTGAAAAATGGAtaaagttgaatttgtacgtagttctaagggtatgtggtataacttgacacaaatcgtaagagtaaattgaaatatcgaatattgactgtaaagaaaaataaacaaagttgAAAAGGggatgatttatggattaagtaagatgaatcaatctatgaagctaaaaaaGGATAATTCTTCACTAGGGGAGTGTATGATATCTGAGTTAAAATGTATGCCAAACTCTCCCTTTTACAGAAATATAGTCATCCCTTTTATAGTGGggaatcctactttagatataattaaaaatacatagtggggaacccatgataaatcagctttttccTAATTCCCgctgagattctctcccttagtgcggctgtaatggctcttgtctatgagctcgatcttgatcggactcaGTATTGGTCAGTTTCCAGTTTTAGAGCTCGAAGCAGGTTTGAGGTCGATGCCGACTCGGGGTCCGGTAATGACTTGGGCTCGGTATCGGTTGGCCTCTGGCCCTTAAGCTCGATTCCAGcacatctcatcatagttcgattcggacccgagctcgataatgacttcgaactcggtATTTGACCTGTACCTGAAATTTGAAGCTCGTTTGTGCCATCTTCGAAtcccatctcgatattatgaagactttCTTTGGTCCAATATGATCCCATCTCGATCAGTCgtacaatataaaaaaaaaaagaaatctaaTTTTGCACAACCTTTAGAAATGGGAAAGAAAAATTAAGGGTCTTTATAACAGTTGCCTATGTGGGTATCTCAGCTTCAGCTCTTCCTTACAAGAGAATTCTTCCCATTTTGCGTAAGATCTTCGCTCTAGATATAAATCATCTACTTACTTTTTATTATATCACCATTGAAGAATATAGTTTCAATGCTTGACGTTAATTAAAAATTGAGAATAATTCAAAAGAGAGTAGCAAATATTCTTTAAAAATGACGAATTTGAAAAAGAAACCATTAAAGTTTTAGTTATTCCATTTTTGATGATTATACCATTACTGAAATTACAGTATGCAATTGAAATATAATATTACAGTAAactatattttataatattatgtTGTTTCAGAATCATGAGCAAAGATTATTTGTATtaatggagagagagagaggtatACAAAATATGATAAATAGGTAAATCACACTATTGTATACCATTAAGGTTACAAAATACAAATTGTAAATTCTGAGTGCATACAACATAAATACATACAGGGtgttttgttgatattttttctAAATAGGTATATAGTGTAATATTTTTACCATGGGTATTTAGTATTTACTGGATAATTTTTTGGGAAGCAGGGGAACTTCACGTAAATTTCTCAAAAGTTAAACACCAAATTTCTATTGTTTTGAATGGTATGTGCTTGTGTTTTCtagcatttttttttttcatgttaggGGAGATATTGTTAAGGTTTCATTTCCTCGTTTGATTTCTATCTAGTCttttttattgttatatttcTTTTCCGATAGAAAAAAAGGGGGATTTGCAgtcgtaccctatatttgtgTCACCTTTTAACCtgtaccctatttttaaaaattattgattttgtaGCCAGCTGACAGTATatccgtaataatatgacaattacacccctgacaaaagatataaaacctGCATCACTCATAAATTGCGTGATCTGCAACTTCATTCGTGAAAAAGGATCTCCTCCTCTCCTCTCAGCAACTTTATAAAAAACCAAAAACTTGTCCagattcatcttcagaatcacacttgcatgaaTTTGTTTCACGTTGAATCTAAAACTTCATGTtaatgtagcatgaagttgtttcatgttgaaactaaaacttcatgctaatatagcatgaagttgttttacattaaagctaaaacttcatgctaatgcatgctgaagttatttatcctgtagtctacagttttgttatgagttttatccgaaacttcagtctaaacatgctgaagttatttagttcatttgctaaaacttcagactaaacatgcctaagttatttagttcatttgcaaaaacttcagactaaacatgcttaagtttttgtcttgcagtatgtaattttctaatgagcttttgctaatgcatgctgaagttatttagtttatttgctaaaacttcagactaaacatgcttaagtttttgtcttgcagtatgtaattttctaatgagtttttgctaatgcatgctgaagttatttagttcatttgctaaaatttcagactaaacatacttaaattttttagttcatttgctaaaacttctgACTAAACATGCAAGTTTTTGGcttgcaatatgtaattttctaTTGAGTTTTTggtaatgcatgctgaagttatttagttcatttactaaaacttcataccaaaacatgctgaagttttgtcctgcagtctacagttttgtcatgagttttatccgaaacttcaatATAAACTAGCTgaaattttttagttcatttgctaaaacttcaaactaaacatgtttaagtttttgtcttgcagtatgtaattttctaatgagttttttctaatgcatgctgaagttatttagttcatttgctaaaatttcatatcAAAACATGCTAAAATTTTGTCCTGCAGTCTACaattttgtcatgagttttatccgaaacttcagtctaaacatgatGAAGTTTTTTAggtcatttgctaaaacttcagactaaacatgcttaagtttttgtcttgcagtatgtaattttctaatgagttttttcTAATGCATGccgaagttatttagttcatttgctaaaatttcatactaAAAATATTCTAAAGTTTTgtcctgcagtctacagttttgtcaatagtcttttattaaagaatggcaaaatcatctttttaaaaCGCTTTTAACAAAAATAATGGCTACGGATGCAAACGAAAAAACAAAACGGATATAAGTTAAAATGGGGCGACCAAATAAGGCGCCCCATGCAAATTTTACAAAAAAGAGAGGCATCCGGTTAAAATTTTTGATCGAATATAGTAGGATAAGCCCATAAttgacttagagttcaaagaatgAAACTTCTTAGATTGAGCTCTTCGTCATCTTTTTTTCTTCCCACAAATTGGGCTTCTTTAAGGAGTTCAAGCTCATAATCTTGCAGCGTATCTACCACGTTGCTCATCATGTTTTAGTATGTGATTTACTCATATTCCTAGCTTTTGGTATTTTACTTTGATATTAAACCTTAAATAAGTTGTAACAATTATAAAAATGAGGTGTCCCACGTCAGTTGAAAAATATAAGTTGTTGTCTTCTTTTATGTGGAATTGAACACCCCTTGCGTTATGAGTTAACTTTGAGTTTAACAAATAAGTTAGGTCGAAAATCTATTTGCATGCTATAGCCAGATCCATTTCTATTCTTAATTTATCTAATGTTAGTGATCATGTTATATTGCTCGCACTTCAAATGTCCagcctaaaatgtcaaaaaagaAAACACTTTGagaagaaaatgtgatttttgtcTAATTAGGTATGGTGGAACTTGTCCAACTTTCATTTCTACGTTTCGTAAAGATCCTTCTTTCTATAGTCATACCATTGTTATGATAGAATTTCACTGGTATTCTTCTGCATAGGAaataatcttttcatgtttcATTCGTTTGTTGATGTCATTTGAATCGTCTTGGTTAAACTGAAATTGGTCTTGCAATTTTCTTTGTCACAGCGACAATAACAAATTGTATATATTCTAAAAGAGAATAATTGTTGGTATATCATTTGACTGAAAATTAGTCAATTAAAAGTAAAGGATAAAAATTAAAGTAGGATGACGGAGTAATAATTATTTTGTTCGCAAATAACGTTAGAAGAAATTCAACTTACACTAAAGAAAATTGTGAGTAAACTGTGGATTTTACGAGGAATTTAACTTAGAAATAATCTGTTAGATGTTGGTTGTTGACTGTCGAACTAGAAGTAAGACATTCTTAACTCGATGGATGTAAACTGTAATTAGATGTCCAgttagagtttttttttttttttttgggttaaaaAAGTTAGAGGTGTtacgaagaaagaaaataaatgaacgGTATTTTAATACTCTCTAATAGTTATGAAATATTATATTAGTGGATGATGTCTCTTAACTCCTAAAGAACTTACTCCTATTATTCTTTTCAATCATGTAGTTAACCTTCCATTACTTCTTAATTCTTACTTCTTACCATTATGATTGTGtagacatataaaatttattgggtcTAATCCAtataaaatttggattaaattcatttgggttaaataattaatttggactatataaattaaaattagtccattttattattttttaagccCAAGGTCCATTTTATCTTAAGGTCCAGACTCATGCCATGTGTCAAGTGACATGGCATGTCCAGTCAAACCCAAAGCCAACAAGTTGATGCCACTTGTTAAATGATGTGGCAATCCCAGTCCAAAACAATGAGTCAATCAGAATCAAGCAAGAGAGTTTATATGTAGCTGGACTGTCCATCCTTTACCATTATAAATAGAGGGGGTTACATAACTCTCTAAAGACATTCAGAGGTGGAGAAGAGCATTTCGCAATTTGTGAAGGCATCCACAAATAGAGAGATCAATCATCAAGTGCAAAGTTCTTCAACAAAGGAGTGATCAACAGAGTTCTTCCCGGAGATCAACCCAAAACAACGAAGTGTTGCTCGACGTTCTTGGCTATTAAATACATCACAGGGAGGTCTGcatcatcctacattcgagaaagacgcttctcaagccctcgaatcacggagaATTTCAGAGAGGAGAATCAAGGGATACATAGAATTGTACTCACAaatattcatcaataaaatctctttttttcttcatattatttttgttgcagtTTATTTTTTCGTACTACGAAAATTTGTTGCAAGCAAATTTTTGCACGCCTAGTGGGACCAATTCTGTCCTTCATCTCTCCTTGTTGCAAGTTGAAAACTACAAACTTCAGATCTATTACTACAATGGCCTTCCGCACGTGTGATGTTTCATGCAAAGATTCTACTACTACCGTATCCGCTAAGCTCAGTCATGTTGGCCCAATCACTCGAAGCAAGTTCAAGGCTAGTGGATTTGATGGTTCCGAATACTTCGCCTCCTTGGAGATGGCAAAGAAGAGTTGATCTCACATGGCATCTGCAACCGCAATCTTTGGAGGCAACACCCCATTCTCGTTATTTGATGAACTTTCTCAAACAACCTTGAACCTTGGTGAATTTGAGGATTTGGTGAATTCTCCAgtttcaacaaaagtcaatgcctTAATGACTGATGACTGATGCAACTAACGTGGATGAAAAGTTTTCTATGATGGAACAGACTATAGAAGTCTTGAAGAATTCTGTTGAAGACAAAGACGTTCAAATCGCTCAACTCATGAACAAATTGGAGGCCTATGCACCTGGAGAGTCGAGCCATGTCTCCCCTGGTTCACCTGGCACTACCTCGCAAAAAAACGTCTATTGAGGAATCATTTGCCAAGTTTaacattcaaaaggaaaagcaatTCACTTCAGTTGTGGCATTATCTGTCCAACTATTGCAAGACATGATAACAAACACCATCAGAGCTTAATATCGCGGACCATCACAAAGTTTGTTGTACTACTCTAATCCTTATACTAAGAGAATTGATTGTCTAACCATGCCAACCAATTATCAACCACCAAAGCCGCATCAATTTGATGGCAATGGGAATCCAAGGCAATATATTGCTCACTTTGTCGAGACTTGTAGCAATATTGGAATGCATGGTGACCTTTTGGTAAAATATTTTATTCGTTCTCTAAAATGGAATGCATTTTATATTGACTTGTAGCCCAAGTCCATTGATAACTGGGAGCAACTTGAAAAGGAATTTCTCAATCGTTTTTACAGTATCCGAAGAACTGTAAGTATGATAGAGTTGACAGGCACCAAGCAAAGGAAGGACGAGCCCGTGGTGGGTTACATCAATTGTTGGAGGGCGTTAAGTTTGGACTGCAAGGATCGCTTTTCAGAAATATATGATGTGGAGATGTGCATTCAAGGAATGCACTGGGAGGTTTGTACATCCTATAAGGGATCAAACCGTGAacttttgaagaacttgcaacgcGGGCACATGACATGGAGTTAAGCATCGCAAGTCATGTAAAGTCATATCCATTTGCTGATCAGAAGGAGTTCAAGAAAATGTTGCATCAAATCACCAAACAAAAGAATCTATGGTGGTGAAAGCAACTTTTGTGAAAGTCATGACCAAGCAAAATGTGAAGGAGGATAAGACCCCAAGTCAATATCCGAAAGAGGATAAACACCATCCCACCTTGAAGGAATTAAAGGCGAAGGTTTATCCAATTCTAGATTCAGACGTACCCACAATCCTTGATGAATTGTTGGCCAAGAAAGTCATCGATCTCCTTGAATCAAAAAGGCCTGAGAAAATTGGTAAAGTTGGCGATCCGAAATACTGCAAGTTTTATCGCGTCATTAGCCACCCTACAGAGAAATGTTTCGTCTTGAAGGAGAAAATCATGGCGCTTGTAAGTGAAGGAAAAATCATCATAGACATGGATGAAACAACAAAAGCAAATCATGCAAGTATCGCGCTTAAGGAAAAGAAGTGTTCAAGGTTACTGAACGTGTCAAGCACTGCCTTCTTATAATTTGGAAGTTTCGAGCCTGTTGAAGTTGATCTTCCAAGGAAACCTCTTGAAGGTTCACTAAAAGCTGGACACTCAGTCCAAAGACAAAGACGATGAAGGTTGGACTCTAGTCACTCACAAGAAACGAAAATATCAAGCACTTTTGAGGCTACGACTTCCTAAGCCAAGAGCAAAAATAAGCGATGTGGATAAGCTACAACGACCAAGAATTATCAAATATTCTATTAGCAAGAAGATTAATTATGCCTTATCGCTGAAGTTCCGAAAGCCCATCACATTGCATGAATTCTTTCCTGGAAAATTCCTTCATGTAGGTCACGTTGGTGCAACTCATGCAGTTTCTAGTACTGATGAAACAGAGGAAAGCAACGATGAGCTTGATCCAATGAAAACACAAGAACATCATGATAATGGAAAAGTTGTCACATGTTGTGCAACAATTTCCTTCATAGATGATGACTTGCAGCTGGGGTCTAAGCCATATAACAGACCTTTGTTTGTTGTAGGGGCAATTCAGGAACAACATCTCAATCGCATACTTGTTGATGATGGTTCGGCTGTCAACATCATGCCAAAGATGGTGCTAAAAAAGCTTGGGATCTCTATCGATGATCTATTCAAAAGTAACCTAACAATCCAAGGTTTCAATCAAGGAGGACAACGAGCCATAAGTATGATCCGCGTGGGATTATCCATTAGAGAGATGAAGTCAAACACCCTGATTCACGTCATAGatgctaaaacatcatacaacttGCTACTTGGACGTCCTTGAATTCATGAGAATGGGTTGGTGTCATCTATTTTGCATCAATGTCTGAAGTACATAAAAGATGGAGAGATAGTAAAAATTGATGCAGACATCAATCCTTTCACTGAGACAGAGTCATACTTTGCAGATGCAAAATTCTATCTAGGTTTTTGTGAACCGAGTATGGAGAAACCATCATCAGTTGACAAAGTTGATGTCAAttcaaaagcaaaaaatgaggctCAATGGACTGCTGTCAGGAAAACGGAAGAAATCTCCATTAAGCTATTATTATTTGAAAGTGACATACAGACGAAGATTGATAAGGAGTATCTGGTTTTCTGCTATGTGCCGCGTGAGCATCGGAAGAAAGTACAACCTCCGTTAGAAGAATGTACTGCAAAGAAGAAAATGAGTCACAAAGCGATACAATATTTGAAGGAGCATATGACCGCCCCAGTTGCACAAATCCCATCCGTGGCTTGTGAGTCTGCTAAAGGCAATCTCCAAgctgataaaataaaagggaactTTGATCCTAAGGCCTTCATACTGCTTGAAAAGTCTGGTTACGACTTCTCCAATCCATCAAGACTAGGAGAACTCAAAGATGAAGTCACTGGTGAAAAGATACATAGGCTCAATGAGTTCCAAATAAAGTTGAGAAAACAAGGGCACTACGTCGCCACACCAAAGTTTGGGTTGGGATTCAATTTGGCAGAGCCTATTCAAATTTCATCTAAGAGAAGCAAAGAGATATCTTTATCACAACACGCCTCGGTAGAGGAGATGAAGGAAGTTAAgggcaagaaaataaaataacaggcTTCAGTGTTTGATCGCATTAGAGGCTCAACCACTCGGGTCTCGgtgtttgaaaggctaagtcaCAAAGGTGAACATGTATCTTCCAAACATCTAAAGGAAGTTTTCACTACCTCAAAGACCTTCGTCTTTTGTCGCCTGGTAACCACAAGGAAGTCACCATCTAGAAAGATACTGTCAAAACATAAGGAGCAAGTCCATGAGGAGCGGGGTCATTTTGAAGTTGTTGCTGACAAAGAAATTTGTAGTGCTTTCCCATCACGTATGAAGAGAAAGTCTATATTTTGTCAATATccacagatggttcactgaaGGTGCAAAGGAGAACCATTGTTTACACTTGCCAGCCTCGTAAAGAAGCATAGAAAGAGAAAGAAGCCATGCCGACCATCCAAGTAAGTCAAAGAGAAAAGTCAGACTTTGTGGAAACATCCTATCACATAACTGTGGAAGATAGCTCATGCCTTGACATTGATGATGAAGTACATGAGGCTCCCCCTCAACTAGAAGATGGCGGGCAATCGACTGTAGATGAGCTTAAGGAACTCAATTTAGGCACTCTGGAAGATCCATTCTCCACCTTCATTAGTGCGCTTCTTATGTCTCACGAGGAGGAGGAATACTCCAAGTTATTGACCGAGTACAAAGATGTATTCGCTTGGTCGTATAAGGAAATGCCTGGTCTTAGTCTTAAGGTAGTCGTTCATCATTTAGGGATCAAAAGTGGAGCACGCCATGTGAATCAGTCGCAACGCCTGTTTTGACTCGAGCTAGTACCACAAATTGAAGTCAAAGTCAACAAGCTCATCGAGGCGTGATTTATTCGAGAGGTGAAGTACCCATCATGGATATCGAATATTGTACCTGTCAAGAAGAAGAATGGTCAAATACGTGTTTGTGTTGACTTTCGAGACCTAAATAAGGcatgtccgaaagatgacttTCCGCTACCAATTATTGAACTCATCGTTGATGCTACAGTAGGGCATGAAGCTATGTCATTCATGGATGGGTCCTCCGGATACAATCAAATCAGAAtgtctccaaaagatgaagagtatACCGCTTTCCGAACTCCAAAAGGGATATACTGCTACAAAGTGATGCCTTTCGGTCTGAAGAATTCTAGTGCCACCTACCAACACGAGATGCAAAACATCTTTGATGACATGCTTCATAAGAAGGTTGAATTCTACGTCTATGACTTAGTGGTGAAGACAAAGAGTAGGCGTTACCACCTTGAAgaccttcaaattatttttgaaaggttAAGAAAATTTGACCTGAAGATGAATCCACTCAAGTGTGTATTTGGAGTTGCTTCAGGAAAGTTTCTTGGCTTCATTGTGCGTCATCGTGAAATTGAAGTCAATCCTGCAAAAACTGACGCTATTTAGAAAATGCTCGAGCCAAAGAACTTGAGGGAGCTTTGAAGTCTCCAAGGAAACTTAGCATTCATCCGGAGGTTCATATCTAATTTGGCCGGACGGTGTCAACTATTCAATCATCTACTGAGGAAGGATATCCCTTTTCATTGGGATCAGTCATGTCAAAAAGATTTTGAAAGCGTCAAAAGATACTTGTTGAATCCACCTAACACGCCAATGCTTGGGAAGCCATTGATACTCTACATCGCGGCACAGGAACGTTCACTTGCAACACTACTTGCTCAATAGAATGAGGAAGGAAAGGAACAAGCCTTGTACTACCTCAGTCGAACTCTGATAGGAGTTGAGCTGAACTATACACCTGCTGAGAAAATATGCTTAGCGTTACTTTATGCGATGAAGAAGCTAAGGCATTATTTTGAAGCATACATCATCAAACTCATCTCTCAAGCAGATCCTGTGAAGTTCGTGATGACTCGACCTATTTGTTTTTGGACGCCAAGCAAGATAGTCCATATTATTAACCAATATGAGATCATATACACACCTCAAAAGGCTGTGAAAGGACAAACACTAACCAATTTTCTAGCTGATCACCCTCTTCCGGCGGAATGGGAGCTCTCTGATGAGTTTCCAGATGAAGACGTTTTGTTCATTGAAGAATTGCCACCATGgacaatgttctttgatggatTTGCACGTCGTAATGGTGAGGGGGCAGGTGTTGTGTTGATCTCTCCAGAAAGACAAGTCATtccattctcttttcttttaggtGAAACATGCTCCAACAATGCCGCAAAGTACCAAGCTTTGATCATCGGTCTCGAAATGGCATTAGACATGAAGATTCTACAGTTGGACGACGACTCTAAGCTGATCATCAACCAACCTTTGGGGAGTTATGAGGTAAAGAAGGAAGATATCTTACCGTACCATCAATATGCTTCTGGTTTACTTGAAAGATTCGACCAAGTATTCTTAAACCACGTCCCAAGAGAAGAAAATCGCAaggctgatgctttggctactttggccaCGACGATGGCACTTGGAGAGAATGAGTCAACAAAGGTATATGTGTGTTATTGATGGGTTATTCCTAGACTTCTTGATCTTCAAATCAACAAAATCCATCTTACGTCTGTTCGAGTGATTAAAGAAGAAGATTGGAGGCAATCGCTGATAGAGTACCTTGAACATGGAAAGTTACCTGAGGATCCGCGACAAAGAACAGACATTAAATGAAGAGCACCAAGATTCATCTTCTATAAGGGGAAATTGTTTTGCCGCTCTTTTGAAGGACTATTCTTAAGATGTCTTGACAAAGAAGAAGCCTGCCAAGCGATGGATGAAGCACATTATGGCTCATGCGGAGTACGCCAATCTGGTCCCAAGCTCCATTTTCACATCAAGAGGATGGGCTACTTATGGACGACAATGGTGAAGGATTGCATGGAGCATGCCAAAAGATGTAAAGCGTGTCAATTTCATACCAACTACATCCACCAACCTCCAGAGCCTCTTCATCTAACTGTATCTTCATGGCCTTTTGATACATAGGGACTTGACATTGTTGGACCGCTTCTAAAGTCATCAAAGGGACAAATGTATATATTGGCCGCTACAGACTACTTCTCTAGATGGGCTGAAATTGTTTCACTCAGGAAATTGTTGTCGATTTTATCAAGTCATATATAATTTTTAGATACGGCATACCAAGATACATAATCACAGACAATGGAACACCATTTGACAACATGCTCGTGAAGAGTCTGTGTGAGAAATTAGATTTCAAGCAACATAAGTCTTCAATGTATAATGCACCGGCCAACGGCCTTGTTGAAGTTTTTAACAAGACGTTTGGTAACCTTTTGAAGAATGTTATTGCAAAGAACAAGAGAGACTGGCATGAGAGAATTGGTGAAGCTTTGTGGGCATACCGAAAAACCTTCAGAACTGCTACACAAGCAACTTCTTACTCTTTGGTGTATGGCGTAGAAGCAGTCATTCTGTTGGAGCAATAAATTCCATCATTGCGAATCGCAATCCAAGAAGGAATCACGTCCGAAGAGCATGCTCAACTTCTCCTAGAAGAGTTAGAGGCATTGGATGAGAAAAGATTGAAAGCGCAACAAAAATTAGAGTGCTATCAAGCTCAACTAgatagagccttcaacaagaaagtgcggccacGATCATTCTAAGTGGGAGACTTAGTCCTAGCTGTTCGACAACCCATAATCCTCAACAAACGCATAAGCGACAAGTTTACCttaaaatgggatgggccatatgttgtGAAGGAAGCCCATTTAAGTGGCGCATACAAAATCGTTGATAAGGATGGTCTCAGAGTTGGTCCGATCAATGAAAAAAATTCTGAAGCAGTACTTCCCATGAAAATCACCTACGCTCCTcgacgcacgagcctaaactacaAGACATGatgctccttgacgcatgagcctaaactgcatgttgctacactctagtccgcatgagtctaaactgtgttCAGTAAACAAAAAAGGGTCTGCTGGGTTGAAAACCTCAAaagaggtggcctaggcaaaagttaggacaaaAAAAAGTCCGCTAGGTAGAAAACCTCAtgagaggcggcctaggcaaaaattaagacataaaaaaaataaaaataaaaactcatCCCTCTGAATAAcgttatgacttgatcctcttcaccgaggtacgtaagcagcttagagtttcattctaagtttagtcgcatgaattttaaaaaaaaaggtttgGCTTATGGGATCGTCGCATTAATTGTTCCAAATGTAGAGGCATatgtaaataaggaaaataagaCAATGTGGCACCAAAGCATAAAAgacattttattattttaatattgaaAGAGTTATGTACATCAAttataaaagtaaaaatgagacATCATCCTATACAAGGAATATGATGTCATGTAGGCGATCGAAAGATAAGTCTGGTTGCCAACTCGTTCGTGACTTCTCCAAATGATGGATCATCCTTGATGGCGTGCTCATAGTATTTAGCAGCTTCCATAATCCCTTAACTATGTATCTTATAGTTGAGTCATGGGCGCAAGGATCTACTTCTTGTGTTTGAATC
It encodes the following:
- the LOC142173441 gene encoding uncharacterized protein LOC142173441 → MKKLRHYFEAYIIKLISQADPVKFVMTRPICFWTPSKIVHIINQYEIIYTPQKAVKGQTLTNFLADHPLPAEWELSDEFPDEDVLFIEELPPWTMFFDGFARRNGEGAGVVLISPERQVIPFSFLLGETCSNNAAKYQALIIGLEMALDMKILQLDDDSKLIINQPLGSYEVKKEDILPYHQYASGLLERFDQVFLNHVPREENRKADALATLATTMALGENESTKGKLFCRSFEGLFLRCLDKEEACQAMDEAHYGSCGVRQSGPKLHFHIKRMGYLWTTMGLDIVGPLLKSSKGQIYGIPRYIITDNGTPFDNMLVKSLCEKLDFKQHKSSMYNAPANGLVEVFNKTFGNLLKNVIAKNKRDWHERIGEALWAYRKTFRTATQATSYSLVYGVEAVILLEQ